Sequence from the Phaeodactylum tricornutum CCAP 1055/1 chromosome 20, whole genome shotgun sequence genome:
TCCAACAGATCGGCGCGAACTTTTTTGAAAGATCTGGACGTGACCGATGAGGCGGCGTCAAGAGCTAAGTGTAGCGAACACCCAACTTGGGAAAAATCTCGCAACGACCAGAGAATGACACGACGTCGTACGTATGGTGGAGCCGATTCGCGCAAGGACGCTTTGtgggacgacgaggatggTGTCGTAGGGTGTGAGCATAGCCAGAAACCCACTTTTGCCTACCAGGAAACTGTCCGCTGTAGGGCCCAGCGTCAAAACCTGCCATGCCACGACTGTACGGAATGCCGtcgctttttggaaattttGCGCGAACAAGGGCACGATCTTAGTCAGACCAACGAACCCCTTCAGTACAGTCGCCATCGGGCGTCGTTTACTCCACCCGAAACTCCAGCGGACTTTTGGGAGCTGGATTTCATTGACGAAAAGCGACAGcgggaaaaggaagaggCCGAGCAAGCGTCGGCATCAATGGAGCGGAATAAGGGGAAAATTTGAACGAGGAGCATAGCACACTCTTGGTTTTGTCTAAAAATATTGATAAATTACGAGCCATTTCATGTTTACTTGTCGTCGGTATTTGGCAGCCAATTGCCGAAGGTATCCTCAAAATCTGATTGTGCTTTATCGGCCGCATCGTCAAAGAATCCTCGATCTGAACCCCAGTCATACCCGGGTACAAATCTGTTGGTTGTTCGGGGCGTTCTGGTTGCGTCACGGACTTTACCGTCGCCCCAAGGTTCTGGAGAGACTTCGCTAAACAGATCCAACTTGGAATTCTGAAACTGGTAACGTTCCAACAGTTCTTCCACTTCTACGTGATTACTACCTTCAATACGCGCCACACGATTTCCTTGATAGAACAGATCAAAGGTAGGCCACACATTAATATTCGCTTGCGAGATCAATAAATCAGCGTTTTCGTACTCGGCAAAACATCTCATGAATATCGTAGAAGGATTCTTTCGAGCCATGCGCTCGTATTCTGCCTCGGTCGCTCGACAATCCTCGTACTTCGCCGATGTGATTTTTGCCACACAAACAATACCGTCGGGGCGTTCTGGCAACGGCATCGCAGCCAACTTAACGACTTCCTGCAGCTGGTCATACGAGCTACACAAAAAGGCCAAACAGTACACTTGTAAGGAAGCGTGAAGCAAGTAGGTAAACAGAAATGTACAGAGAATCACTTACTCGAACTCCTTGACCATAAAGGAGCCGGCGCTTTCGCCGTAATAATCCCCTCGAGCATCACCGACATATCTGCAAATAGACGGACGCGGACTTTGCCCGCGGCTATCACGAACATACGGCAGCACAAAGATTGTGAGAGGCATTCCACACAAAACTCTGATTTGGACGGCTCTTTTCCAGCGTTCTTACCGAACTGTGAAACCGCAATACGGGGTTACCAAAAATGAGAACAAAGTAGACAGGAAAAATAGCTTGCGATGGAAGTACATTGTGCTGAGACTTTGAAAATCAATCAACGCATCCTTGTATGTTTCTTCCCTTTCTAGGCTATTCACAATCCAACGTTGTCAGAGGTTTTGGTTTACTTTTTCGGGTACAGTGTGAAAAGCAATGTTTCAGTGTTTTCAATATATCTACATCTAAAGGGGCATACTTAACAAACAATTGTCATATCGATATCTGATACGAAATGAAATAAGGTGACTATTCATGACAGGCTTATTACATTTGGGTCACTGCGCTGTCGTAGTGTCTTCTACTAGGTTCCACGTTGTGAAGAGGAAAAGACACTTTCAGATTTTTGTGGTGTAAACGTTaagaggaaaaccgctacatcatatacagagcatacaccaagcattggcTTATTTTCcaattgctaattttacttataagccgtttcgcgctcaatctaaGGTACTTAGAAtttttcagatttggccgaaatagcggtttttTCGTGTCGCAGAGGCCAAAttagcggttttcctcaaaCGTAAATGTAAGATGCCTAACTGTGaacaaatccagtggtaatggatctggtgatgtgacatagtagtatgtcacagcaCCTATAATTTAATCTTGTGTTACGTATCATCAtgtcctgtatggaatgtacggaaaatatggacctatgtatccactacggtgatTTTTACAGAACCGGAAGAGGAACAAGAATATGAGATCCCGTGGCTTTTTCAACAGTAAAACTGTCTCACAGTCTGGTTGATAATCaccaattggaaaagagcatcttgtagggcactaacaggccaacaattGCTCTGGGCATAACATACTTTTATTAAATGGATGCCATGTTTGCAAAGGATCTTTGCTCTAAGGCCTTCACAAAATGATTAAGGAGAATATACATACCAGTTGTTGCTGCTAAGATATCCGATAAGGCTTTCTTTGCATTGACAGTAAAGGATTGCAATAATTTGTCGCAATTACCTATATTTGTCATTAAAAAAGTTGAATGGTTTTGGGTTTACTAGGTCGCGACCTTTTAAGTTTCATTCTCTTCTTCCTGTCCCGAGAAAGTAGCAAGAGACGTTCCGGGGTCTGGTGCAGTGTTTTGGTTTACGAAGAAAATCATTTCTCCTCAGAAAACTCATGACAGCATTAGTGGCTGTCTCTACGCAATTGCGAAGCTGCTCTTTGCCAGTAAGAGACAAAGGCACGGCGCTATAACTCCGTCACCAAGGGATTGAATGCCAGGGGCTACCCACTGTGGCTAGAAATATAGGCTCGTAGATttatctcactgtcaaaaacTTTATAGTCTTGCTTGCTCTTTTTAAGGCTGGTTTGCGGTGTTTCTTTAAAAATTATTCAAAGTCATGTGTTTTCAGTGTTGTGTTCAGAAAAACCTTTTTTACAGCTACCTCGTTTGCTACTATATCTGCTACACATGATTCCGTCTGTAGTAGTTCGGCAAAAACGAAAGCTTCCTCATCTATTCACCGTCAGTCCAAAAATCAGCGGAGCCCAGCAATAAATGCGCTAACAGACCCAGCAGTAGTACATAGTTGCAGACCCAGTAGTAGTACATAGTTGATACATCTGTGACAGAGGATTGCTATCATGGCAAATCTTCGAAACATGTACCAATGTGACCCCACCAGAATATCGGTAGAACGCTGTCAACCATTCTTAAAAATAAAtgctttttcattttttctGAACTCTTAGCACTCCAGATGAAATTGAAAAAGCGGCGAAGGACATATAGCACTTGTGAATGTGGATTCAATGTACATGCAATACTTTCGAATAAGGATGCTAAAGTTAACGGATGGGAACAATGTGCAGGAAATTCATCTGTACACAGAAACCGagaaaattggaaacaaGCAGTAAACAAATTGACCATAAGTGGATTTGCTTTCTTCACATAGTGACGACTTTGAGAGCCAAGTCCTAGCATAAGCTTACAACGATTTGATATTATGATGGGATTTCAGAGGCAGTACGAGAAACAGCAAATGACTCTCTATAGAGGTCCGCCACATGTCCCCATCCGGTTTTGGCGTTCGGACGCTTTCGACCTTCTCATTTCTTTTGCCCTCACTGAATTCGAATAAAAAAGGCACCCTGGCATTGCCTTAATTTCACTTTGAAAATTGAGTCCTGTAGAGAATCTGAAGCTAGCAAGGGAAATAGCTGATAAGTGTAAATAGTGTGAGCGAAAAATTCTAATACAAGATTTGTCATGGCGAAAATCGAATCCCGAAACCATATTGTGACTCTTGACAGTTAGGGAGTGGTCCCAACCAGCGCTTAGACAAAGCGATTGCACTTCAACACAAAAAACTCAACGCACTACCTCACAAAATTGGTGATCGCCTCACAAGATCGACTTTTCCGTGATACCGCGATACGATACGAGTCTTGTCTTTCCTAAACGTCGACACTATACCTCAAGCATCCTTCTGCCTTGACAGTAAAGGCACCTCTCACATTGTTGCAACCTTTCTATACAAGCTACTCCTTCATCAAGTTGCAGATTGATTAAAATTAACAGAATGATGCGAATTCTACTTTTTGCTATGATTCTTCTGGATGCAGCCAGCCTTGCTCAGCCTAATGACGAGGCGCAAATCCATAAAAGCGTATTTGAGAAGCGAGAGCTGATGAATAATTACATAGAACTGAGCATGAGTATGCCAGTCATTGGGAAGGGCAAGGGTAAAGGTAAAGGAAAGGGAATCGACTACAGCCTATCATCGAAATCCTCAAAGGCCAGCTggtccaaatcgtccaagTCAAAGGGAAAAGGAAGCAGCAAAAAGAGCGATAAAAGTGGAAAGGGTGGTGGCAAAGAAATTTCGCTCGTTCCCACAGTTCCGACCCCTACTACGGCTCCAATTGGTAAGTTGCGCTTGTCTTACATTAAAAAGGAAAAACCCAAATTGAAAGATCCTAACCGACTTAACATTCAGTGGCACCTCCTACTATCACTACAACCTCCCCGTTTGGTAGTACAATGAGTGAGTCACGTAAGTACAGCGAAGCAGAACCTATTTGCCCGAAATTTAATAAACTAGATTTTTCACTAACTGTACCTTCCCGTCCATCAGCAAATTCGACGCCTGCGCCCACGTTGACACCAGTATCTATTTCTCCATTCACGATTCTGTATACCATCGAACAATTCCGCCTCCCTCTCGCAAGCGAGTATGTTTCGGTCGCAAATCTCACAGCGAACTATTTGAATGAGTACTTTCGAGCAAATTTCCAAGAGACGAGTCTTGTAGACTTTGTGATTGCCGACACGATGATGACTGACAACAACTTTCAGTTTGGACAGCCTGTCGAGATTGATTACAGAACACAGCTTACGTTTGCGTCGGCTTCCTTTATTCCTTCTACAGAGGAATTCGACGAGTTGTTGGCCAGTGCGTTCCGCGACGACAACTTGGCAATCTACATTTCTCTTTTGAACAGTTTGCCAATCAGCAACATCTTCCAAACAACGTCGCTTGTTACTTTTGAAGGATCTACTTCCGCTACCGTACCCGCGACTAGTGCAGACTCCGCCGCAAGAGCAGCCGGAATCGCGGTAGCAGCCGGTGCTGGAGCCCTTATCTTTATCATCGCTGGTGTAGTTATGTATCGCCGAAAGGAAAGAGAGGAAGTTGGCAAGCGCCTCGATGAAGATGGGCAGATGACAGTTGCTGGTGACACGTGTGGAGGCTCGTCAATGGATTCCCAATCGGTGGTTAATCAAACACATGCAATGAACGACGCAGATGGCTCCTCGGTATCGGAATTGGGCGACTTTCAGGTCGCTCCATCAAATCATCCCATTCTCGAAGAAGGAGCTGAAGAGGAAACGGACGACGAGTGCGACTTTGAAGAAAGAGGCCAACTTTCGGAAGTCCAACTGTAAAGGCGAAACGGAGCAGGTTGTTCTGTTTGTTTTCGCCATCAGGTTAAATTTGTAAGAGTTCGTGTGACCCATATCCTTAGAGAATGAAATTGTGAATTGCGCAAAAGCCATTAGTTGTCCTTCACTCTTCCATTAATATTCACAAGCATTTCTGCGTTTAGCTTTATTGGAAAGAATACCCTTTCCACCTATGGGAAAACTGTCTTTTCCATTAAATTTTTAGTGCTTCAGAAGGAAAAGCAATTGATTTCGGATAGATTCTCATCCGACCGTCTAAACGAGGACTCCATAATTGCGAGGGAAATCAAATTTAGCAGACGGAGACACTTGCACCAGACGAAGCAGGCCATCAAGTGGGGATGattgctcactgtcagtctgCTTCTTACAGTCAAAGATACCGCagcttgcggaagaagaaagcaTTTTGGTCTTTTCGCTGTT
This genomic interval carries:
- a CDS encoding predicted protein, which produces MPLTIFVLPYVRDSRGQSPRPSICRYVGDARGDYYGESAGSFMVKEFDSYDQLQEVVKLAAMPLPERPDGIVCVAKITSAKYEDCRATEAEYERMARKNPSTIFMRCFAEYENADLLISQANINVWPTFDLFYQGNRVARIEGSNHVEVEELLERYQFQNSKLDLFSEVSPEPWGDGKVRDATRTPRTTNRFVPGYDWGSDRGFFDDAADKAQSDFEDTFGNWLPNTDDK
- a CDS encoding predicted protein, giving the protein MMRILLFAMILLDAASLAQPNDEAQIHKSVFEKRELMNNYIELSMSMPVIGKGKGKGKGKGIDYSLSSKSSKASWSKSSKSKGKGSSKKSDKSGKGGGKEISLVPTVPTPTTAPIVAPPTITTTSPFGSTMSESPNSTPAPTLTPVSISPFTILYTIEQFRLPLASEYVSVANLTANYLNEYFRANFQETSLVDFVIADTMMTDNNFQFGQPVEIDYRTQLTFASASFIPSTEEFDELLASAFRDDNLAIYISLLNSLPISNIFQTTSLVTFEGSTSATVPATSADSAARAAGIAVAAGAGALIFIIAGVVMYRRKEREEVGKRLDEDGQMTVAGDTCGGSSMDSQSVVNQTHAMNDADGSSVSELGDFQVAPSNHPILEEGAEEETDDECDFEERGQLSEVQL